One Pseudomonadota bacterium DNA window includes the following coding sequences:
- a CDS encoding LysR family transcriptional regulator, which produces MQLAAFKTFLAIVETGSLVRASERLNVTQSTVTARLQSLEEALGTTLLLRHKRGITLTAAGVKFKRYAEAMLDLWWQAQQETALPDGADDVCNIGCHPDLWPTLGTRLFTHLMHHSPRTVLSAVPGTQSDLEQALTNGVIDCALCFQPSSTAAQQSLPLPIETLVLVSPDAAASVTHQPGYVYVDAGDQFARDHTAAYTDAAVAKIHLGSTVWGLDHLLAHGGSAYLPASLVEPHLARGTLHRLDAPTFERPTFFLVSEPAATRWQHLHAALNAPPSTPPD; this is translated from the coding sequence ATGCAACTCGCGGCCTTCAAGACCTTCCTCGCGATCGTGGAAACCGGCAGTCTGGTGCGTGCCTCCGAGCGTCTCAACGTCACCCAATCCACGGTGACAGCGCGCCTGCAGTCGCTGGAGGAGGCGCTCGGCACCACCCTGCTGCTGCGGCACAAGCGCGGCATCACGCTCACGGCCGCGGGGGTCAAGTTCAAGCGCTACGCCGAGGCGATGCTGGACCTGTGGTGGCAAGCGCAACAGGAAACCGCGCTGCCCGACGGCGCGGACGACGTCTGCAACATCGGCTGCCACCCCGATCTCTGGCCGACCCTTGGCACACGGCTGTTCACCCACCTGATGCACCACTCGCCGCGGACCGTTCTGTCGGCGGTGCCGGGCACGCAAAGCGACCTTGAACAGGCGCTCACCAACGGGGTGATCGACTGCGCACTGTGCTTTCAACCGTCGTCCACAGCCGCGCAGCAGAGCCTGCCCTTGCCGATCGAAACCCTGGTGCTGGTCTCACCCGACGCGGCGGCTTCGGTCACCCACCAGCCCGGCTACGTCTACGTCGACGCCGGCGACCAATTTGCGCGAGACCACACCGCCGCCTACACCGACGCCGCGGTCGCGAAGATTCACCTGGGTTCCACGGTGTGGGGACTGGATCACCTGTTGGCGCACGGCGGCTCGGCGTACCTGCCCGCCAGCCTGGTCGAGCCGCACTTGGCACGCGGCACGCTGCACCGCTTGGACGCGCCCACGTTCGAGCGCCCCACCTTCTTCCTCGTCAGCGAGCCCGCCGCGACGCGCTGGCAACACCTGCACGCGGCGCTGAACGCGCCGCCCTCAACGCCCCCCGACTGA
- a CDS encoding bifunctional sulfate adenylyltransferase/adenylylsulfate kinase, producing MTPSLNLGPVPELYVSADSAEKLKREAADLPSWDLTPRQICDLDMLMNGGFNPLKGFLGEADYNSVVSDMRLGNGALWPMPITLDVSADFAASLEVGQDIALRDQEGVILAILSVSDRWTPDKSHEAAQVFGADDLAHPAVNYLHNTAGEVYLGGPITGIQSPVHYDFRALRNTPNEMRAFFRKLGWRRIVAFQTRNPLHRAHQELTFRAARDVQANLLIHPVVGLTKPGDIDHFTRVRCYEAVLEHYPASTTSLSLLNLAMRMAGPREAVWHGLIRRNFGCTHFIVGRDHAGPGSNSQGEDFYGPYDAQDLFREHQDEMGIEMVDFKHMVYVQERVQYEPADEVEDGATVLNISGTELRRRLAEGLDIPEWFSFPEVVAELRKTKPPRSKQGFTVFFTGLSGSGKSTVANALMVKLMELGGRPVTLLDGDVVRKHLSSELGFSKVHRDLNIRRIGYVASEITKNGGIAICAPIAPYTATRRAVRESIEDHGAFVEVHVATSLEECERRDRKGLYKLAREGKIKEFTGISDPYEAPENPEMRLDTEGQTVDYVAQQVILKLESLGLIAGN from the coding sequence GTGACCCCATCCCTCAACCTCGGCCCCGTCCCCGAGTTGTACGTGTCGGCCGACAGCGCCGAAAAACTCAAACGCGAAGCGGCAGACTTGCCGAGTTGGGACCTGACGCCGCGTCAGATCTGCGACCTCGACATGCTCATGAATGGGGGTTTCAACCCTCTCAAAGGCTTCCTGGGTGAGGCGGACTACAACAGCGTGGTCTCGGACATGCGCCTCGGCAATGGCGCGCTCTGGCCCATGCCGATCACGCTCGATGTCTCGGCCGACTTTGCGGCATCACTGGAGGTGGGGCAGGACATTGCCTTGCGGGATCAGGAAGGGGTCATTCTCGCGATCCTGTCGGTCTCAGACCGCTGGACACCCGACAAGTCCCACGAGGCAGCCCAGGTGTTCGGTGCTGACGACCTCGCGCACCCTGCGGTCAACTACCTGCACAATACGGCCGGTGAGGTGTACCTCGGCGGGCCGATCACCGGCATCCAATCGCCGGTGCACTACGACTTTCGCGCGCTGCGCAACACGCCGAACGAGATGCGCGCGTTCTTTCGCAAGCTTGGTTGGCGGCGAATTGTTGCCTTCCAGACGCGCAACCCCTTGCACCGGGCCCACCAGGAGCTGACGTTCCGCGCCGCGCGCGACGTGCAGGCCAACCTGTTGATTCACCCGGTCGTCGGCCTGACCAAACCGGGCGACATCGATCACTTCACCCGGGTGCGGTGCTACGAGGCTGTGCTCGAGCACTACCCGGCGAGCACCACCTCGCTGAGCCTGTTGAACCTCGCCATGCGCATGGCCGGCCCGCGTGAGGCGGTCTGGCATGGGCTGATCCGACGCAACTTCGGTTGCACGCACTTCATCGTCGGGCGTGACCACGCGGGACCGGGCAGCAACAGCCAGGGTGAGGACTTCTACGGCCCCTACGACGCGCAAGACCTGTTTCGCGAACACCAGGATGAAATGGGCATCGAGATGGTCGATTTCAAACACATGGTGTACGTCCAGGAACGCGTCCAGTACGAGCCCGCCGACGAAGTCGAAGACGGCGCCACGGTGTTGAACATCTCGGGGACAGAGTTGCGTCGGCGGTTGGCCGAGGGCCTCGACATTCCCGAGTGGTTTTCGTTTCCCGAAGTGGTGGCGGAGCTGCGCAAGACCAAGCCGCCGCGCTCGAAACAAGGGTTCACGGTATTTTTCACCGGGCTTTCCGGGTCCGGCAAATCCACCGTCGCCAATGCGTTGATGGTGAAACTCATGGAACTCGGCGGCCGACCGGTGACCCTGCTTGACGGCGATGTGGTGCGCAAACACCTCTCCTCGGAACTCGGCTTTTCCAAGGTGCACCGCGACCTCAACATCCGCCGGATCGGCTACGTGGCCTCCGAGATCACCAAGAACGGTGGCATCGCCATCTGTGCGCCCATTGCGCCCTACACCGCGACTCGGCGCGCGGTGCGGGAGTCGATCGAAGACCACGGTGCTTTCGTCGAAGTCCACGTGGCCACCTCGCTCGAGGAGTGTGAACGGCGTGACCGCAAGGGCCTCTACAAGCTCGCGCGCGAGGGCAAGATCAAGGAGTTCACCGGCATCTCCGACCCGTACGAGGCACCCGAGAACCCGGAAATGCGGCTCGACACCGAGGGCCAGACGGTCGACTACGTGGCCCAGCAAGTGATCCTCAAACTCGAATCACTCGGGCTGATTGCGGGCAACTGA
- a CDS encoding aldehyde dehydrogenase, protein MLIDGAFVDAEDGAVFESVNPATGEPWCEVPAATEGDVNRAVQAAHRAFSEGPWSRMTASERGACLHRLGDVLAEHSEALGRTESRDTGKLFKETAWQAQYIARFFHFYAGAADKLTGDTLPIDKPDLFVFTAREPLGVVAAVVPWNSQLFLTAVKMAPALAAGNTLVLKASEHASASILEFAALIEKAGIPPGVVNVVTGFGEPCGRTLTSHPLVARVAFTGGPASARHVIRNTAENFAELSLELGGKSPFIVFEDADIESAVNGCVGGIFAASGQSCVAGSRLYLQSAIADDFLDRLEREVAKIRIGDPQDPDVEMGPLCTVAQLEHIEAHVALARREGGTVRCGGARPPGRDGHFYQPTVIECPRQDMTIVDTELFGPVLAVQRFETEAEALALANDTVHGLAAGIFSRDSARCLRMSRAVKAGIVWVNTYRVISPVAEFGGMKGSGYGRESGFQALWDYTRPKTVWMNTSSKPLASQFVGR, encoded by the coding sequence ATGTTGATCGATGGCGCCTTTGTCGACGCCGAGGACGGTGCGGTGTTCGAGAGCGTCAACCCGGCCACGGGCGAACCGTGGTGTGAGGTGCCCGCGGCGACGGAAGGGGACGTCAACCGGGCGGTGCAGGCGGCGCACCGCGCGTTTTCCGAAGGCCCCTGGTCGCGCATGACCGCGAGTGAGCGGGGCGCGTGTCTGCATCGCCTCGGCGATGTGCTGGCCGAGCACAGCGAGGCGCTGGGCCGCACCGAAAGCCGAGACACCGGCAAGCTGTTCAAGGAGACGGCGTGGCAGGCGCAGTACATCGCGCGCTTCTTTCACTTCTATGCGGGTGCGGCAGACAAGCTGACTGGAGATACACTGCCGATTGACAAGCCTGACTTGTTCGTCTTCACCGCGCGCGAGCCGCTTGGGGTGGTCGCGGCGGTGGTGCCCTGGAACTCGCAGCTCTTTCTGACCGCGGTCAAGATGGCGCCGGCGCTTGCGGCCGGCAACACGCTGGTGCTCAAGGCCTCCGAGCACGCGTCGGCGTCGATCCTCGAATTTGCCGCGCTGATCGAGAAAGCCGGCATCCCGCCGGGCGTGGTCAACGTCGTGACCGGCTTCGGCGAGCCCTGCGGTCGGACACTGACCTCGCACCCGCTGGTGGCACGGGTGGCCTTCACCGGCGGCCCGGCGTCGGCGCGCCACGTGATCCGCAACACGGCGGAGAATTTTGCCGAGCTCTCGCTCGAACTCGGCGGCAAGTCGCCGTTCATCGTGTTCGAGGACGCCGACATCGAGAGCGCGGTCAACGGCTGTGTCGGCGGCATTTTTGCCGCGTCGGGCCAGAGCTGTGTGGCCGGGTCGCGCTTGTACCTTCAGTCCGCGATTGCGGATGACTTCCTCGACAGATTGGAGCGGGAAGTGGCGAAGATTCGCATCGGCGACCCGCAGGACCCCGACGTGGAGATGGGCCCCTTGTGCACGGTGGCGCAACTCGAACACATCGAGGCGCACGTGGCACTAGCGCGACGCGAGGGCGGCACGGTGCGGTGTGGCGGAGCGCGACCGCCTGGCCGCGATGGACACTTCTACCAACCCACGGTCATCGAGTGCCCACGGCAGGACATGACGATCGTCGACACCGAGCTGTTCGGGCCGGTCCTGGCAGTGCAGCGCTTCGAGACCGAGGCGGAGGCACTGGCACTCGCCAACGATACCGTGCACGGGCTGGCCGCCGGCATCTTCAGCCGCGACAGTGCCCGCTGCTTGCGCATGAGTCGGGCGGTCAAGGCCGGGATTGTCTGGGTCAACACCTACCGGGTGATTTCACCCGTCGCCGAGTTCGGCGGCATGAAAGGGTCCGGCTACGGGCGCGAGAGCGGGTTCCAGGCCCTGTGGGACTACACCCGGCCGAAGACCGTCTGGATGAACACCTCGAGCAAGCCCTTGGCGAGCCAGTTTGTCGGGCGCTAG
- a CDS encoding agmatinase, which yields MTIDPFFQPVSAMELARFAGVPTFMRLPALTPEHPRYGDVDIGLVGVPWDGGTTNRAGARHGPRQLRDYSTMIRAMNAATEVAPFQRVNCADLGDVPPNPVDIEDSLARVTAHFGALRRAGIVPLTAGGDHLVSLPILRALAVDGPLGLIQFDSHTDLFDSYFNGSKFTHGTPFRRAIEEGLVDPKRFVQIGIRGTAYNTEDVDWGREQGVRIIRIEELFDRGIADVMAEARAILGSAPCYCTYDIDFVDPTFAPGTGTPEIGGPNSFQAQQVIRELRGLNLVGADLVEVSPPFDNAGGTAWLGVSLMFELLCVLAESTTNS from the coding sequence ATGACAATCGATCCCTTCTTCCAGCCGGTGTCGGCGATGGAGCTCGCCCGCTTTGCCGGTGTGCCCACGTTCATGCGTCTGCCCGCGCTGACCCCAGAGCACCCGCGCTACGGCGATGTCGACATCGGCCTGGTCGGTGTGCCCTGGGACGGCGGCACCACCAACCGCGCCGGCGCGCGCCACGGCCCGCGCCAGCTGCGGGACTACTCCACCATGATCCGCGCGATGAACGCCGCGACCGAGGTCGCGCCTTTTCAGCGGGTCAACTGCGCAGACCTCGGTGACGTCCCGCCCAACCCCGTGGACATCGAGGACAGCCTCGCCCGTGTCACCGCGCACTTCGGCGCCCTGCGGCGCGCCGGCATCGTGCCGCTGACAGCGGGTGGGGACCACCTCGTGAGCTTGCCGATCCTGCGTGCGCTCGCGGTCGATGGCCCGCTCGGCCTGATCCAGTTCGACAGCCACACCGACCTCTTTGACAGCTACTTCAACGGCAGCAAGTTCACCCACGGCACCCCGTTTCGGCGCGCAATCGAGGAAGGCCTGGTCGACCCCAAGCGCTTTGTTCAGATCGGCATTCGCGGGACGGCCTACAACACCGAGGATGTCGATTGGGGGCGCGAGCAGGGCGTTCGGATCATTCGGATCGAGGAGCTTTTCGACCGCGGGATCGCGGATGTGATGGCCGAAGCGCGGGCCATCCTTGGCTCGGCGCCGTGCTACTGCACCTACGACATCGACTTCGTCGACCCCACCTTTGCGCCCGGCACCGGCACGCCGGAAATCGGCGGGCCAAACAGTTTTCAGGCACAGCAGGTGATCCGTGAGCTGCGCGGGCTGAACCTGGTGGGCGCAGACCTCGTGGAGGTGTCGCCACCCTTCGACAACGCGGGCGGGACGGCGTGGCTGGGCGTGTCCCTGATGTTCGAACTGCTCTGTGTGCTGGCCGAGTCCACAACGAACTCTTAG
- a CDS encoding flavin reductase family protein, with protein sequence MRAVANTVTVVTTEGPAGRHGATVSAFCSVSADPPSVLVCLHAESRIARLVKHNGSFAVNALAADQPDLALRFAGGDDATLRSVQGCETGACDRFDAVALDPLASQPSLHGALVFSCRVQQCQQVGSHEVVVAEVVGVSGSVDDPLVYRDGGFVRVVSDEESGRRG encoded by the coding sequence ATGCGCGCGGTGGCCAACACCGTGACGGTGGTTACCACCGAGGGGCCCGCGGGCCGGCACGGCGCCACGGTCAGCGCGTTCTGCTCGGTGTCAGCGGACCCCCCGTCGGTGTTGGTCTGTCTGCACGCCGAGAGCCGCATTGCCCGCTTGGTGAAACACAACGGCAGCTTTGCCGTGAACGCGCTGGCAGCAGATCAGCCCGACCTGGCGCTGCGTTTTGCCGGCGGCGACGACGCCACACTCAGGTCGGTCCAGGGCTGTGAGACCGGTGCCTGCGACCGCTTCGACGCTGTGGCGCTGGACCCGCTCGCGTCGCAACCGTCGCTCCACGGCGCGCTGGTCTTTTCCTGCCGGGTACAACAGTGTCAGCAGGTGGGCAGCCACGAGGTGGTCGTCGCCGAGGTCGTCGGCGTGTCTGGCAGCGTCGATGACCCACTCGTCTACCGCGACGGCGGCTTCGTTCGCGTGGTCAGTGACGAGGAGAGCGGTCGCCGTGGCTGA